From Solibacillus isronensis, the proteins below share one genomic window:
- a CDS encoding S-layer homology domain-containing protein produces MFKKIVGLAFALVVALSFTTQSTSHANDIKGHQMVNELTYWSNQNVIRPDSKGNFNPNRAVTRGEFASYITRALKLPDSSTYTFKDLKAGNELTREIQAAAGSNILSGYPDGTFRPNEKITRQHMAALLEKALRYSNVPLEGQPLTFKDNNKISDQFKPAVATNVYYNIIRGSHTKNGVFFEPQGNATIAHAAAFLFRMQTTIETFAVKEGEEPTETPAPNPNIYYVGKISNGVITKNSTVYFNYEQAESALKSSGSNIIIKGDKIIKMSSGIASAADTKANTVTIYSDKNFTKSLSYAVEGSQFKYIGSNDEYAIVQLADTKGYAKIDEVTLTPTSLIKGQDYYFAEGGYLTHRTYNHITQKYYGNYVVSEAPSFIKPGSQYYSQDGVNFYSDVLLTKKVGTHYPYFQFQSIRQPSNYTAEELDNMIMTLLKERQAIKTSPQYAKATIESRLIGMGKFLKQVESQYHVNALFILAAAMHEGDYGVSKNALTKNNIFGIEVFDTDPTLGQVYKNRDDSVLAFINRYVNLKYVPQSGAYAKGAVPGNKTSGMNVHYASDPFWGSKIAGHMYRMDNRFGKKDYKQANLAFVSYENGHLVNVRNEPTTSSPIHFTYKAKYVGETGVFGYPVAIVEETKGTDGYVWYKILSDNNPPAKHGWVRSDLVQLIPGN; encoded by the coding sequence GTGTTTAAAAAAATAGTTGGACTAGCATTCGCATTAGTCGTTGCTCTGTCTTTCACAACACAATCAACATCTCATGCAAATGATATAAAAGGCCATCAAATGGTAAATGAATTAACATATTGGTCTAATCAAAATGTCATCCGACCAGACAGCAAAGGAAATTTCAATCCTAACCGTGCCGTTACGCGTGGAGAATTTGCTTCTTATATTACCCGCGCACTTAAATTACCAGATTCGTCTACATACACTTTTAAGGATTTAAAAGCTGGTAATGAACTGACACGTGAAATCCAGGCAGCTGCCGGATCAAACATTTTAAGCGGTTATCCTGATGGCACATTCCGTCCGAACGAAAAAATTACGCGCCAGCATATGGCAGCACTTTTGGAAAAAGCATTGCGTTATTCAAACGTGCCGTTGGAAGGACAACCACTAACGTTCAAGGATAACAACAAAATTAGCGATCAGTTCAAACCGGCAGTAGCTACAAACGTTTACTACAATATTATCCGTGGATCACATACGAAAAATGGGGTATTTTTTGAACCTCAAGGCAATGCGACAATCGCACATGCCGCAGCATTTTTATTCCGTATGCAAACGACAATCGAAACATTTGCTGTAAAAGAAGGTGAAGAACCGACGGAAACGCCAGCTCCGAACCCTAATATTTATTATGTAGGTAAAATTTCAAATGGAGTAATAACGAAAAACTCTACTGTTTATTTTAACTACGAACAAGCAGAGTCAGCGTTAAAAAGTTCTGGTTCAAACATAATTATTAAAGGCGACAAAATCATTAAAATGTCTTCTGGTATCGCTTCAGCAGCTGATACGAAAGCAAACACTGTAACAATTTATTCAGATAAAAACTTCACGAAGTCGTTATCGTATGCTGTAGAAGGCTCTCAGTTTAAATATATTGGAAGCAATGATGAGTATGCAATCGTTCAATTAGCAGATACAAAAGGCTATGCGAAAATTGATGAAGTAACATTAACACCAACAAGCTTAATTAAAGGACAAGACTACTATTTTGCTGAAGGCGGTTACTTAACACATCGTACGTATAACCATATTACACAAAAGTATTACGGCAATTATGTAGTGAGTGAAGCACCTTCCTTTATAAAACCAGGGTCACAATATTATAGCCAAGATGGTGTAAACTTCTACTCTGATGTTCTATTAACGAAAAAAGTAGGAACACATTATCCGTATTTCCAATTCCAGTCGATTCGTCAGCCATCTAATTATACAGCTGAAGAACTGGACAATATGATTATGACATTATTAAAAGAGCGCCAGGCAATCAAAACTTCCCCTCAATATGCCAAAGCAACGATTGAATCTCGTTTAATCGGGATGGGGAAATTTTTAAAGCAAGTGGAATCACAATATCATGTCAATGCCTTATTCATTTTAGCTGCAGCAATGCATGAAGGTGATTACGGAGTAAGTAAAAATGCACTGACGAAAAACAACATTTTTGGTATTGAAGTGTTCGACACTGATCCAACATTAGGTCAAGTATATAAAAACCGTGATGATAGTGTACTTGCGTTTATTAACCGCTACGTCAATTTGAAGTACGTGCCTCAATCAGGTGCTTACGCAAAAGGTGCAGTACCGGGGAATAAAACATCCGGCATGAATGTTCACTATGCATCAGATCCATTCTGGGGCAGTAAAATTGCCGGTCATATGTATCGCATGGACAACCGCTTCGGTAAAAAAGATTACAAGCAGGCGAACTTGGCATTCGTATCATATGAAAACGGCCATCTTGTAAATGTGCGTAATGAACCAACAACATCATCGCCAATTCACTTCACTTATAAAGCGAAATATGTAGGTGAAACAGGCGTGTTCGGCTATCCTGTCGCAATCGTCGAAGAAACGAAAGGTACGGACGGCTATGTATGGTACAAAATTTTGTCAGACAATAACCCTCCTGCAAAACACGGTTGGGTACGCTCTGATTTAGTTCAATTAATTCCAGGAAATTAA
- a CDS encoding N-acetylmuramoyl-L-alanine amidase, translated as MSLRNLVVTVTIIFMAMFQLNTAYASTSFADVPSSNGAYNEINYLVNAGVIKGYTENGKTLYKPNAHVTRGQAAKMVVVATNNKPLTVKKSSFSDVTLGTELSGYVESALKLGFFSEQSKGKFGPNTPLTREEMSKVLAIAFKLNTAQTEKLEIPFKDIKPTYGYYPYIAAIYFNGITMEADKYNPKNSVTRAQFASFIARASSEKYRLPLPVQGVNVPDVSAAIASVKANVNNLNVRTSASSSNASNILAKVNTGASFAVFDIQKDGWLKVSHEGRYAYVYKDYVDFIDESGKLLNKVQKHVYALGNIQAYEKRDVGSNSVSSIAAKEKIAVYNTIGNWYVTLVNGLPAYVRVSQTEDSLQTEPVTPPVVVPEKPAVEEENNVPNPPAENNGENEQPVTPPQQLLTNTVGKATVDALQIRESASGTSRSLGQIKRGTLVEVHSVSGSWAKITYNGINGYINKTYLQLLNQKGPAVKDRIIVLDPGHGGKDPGAVKSNAREKEIVLKVANLVKQKLEKDGAIIKMTRSGDTYPSLEDRVRYAKNENGEIFISLHANAAAKESANGTETFYSVTSNANEKEDLALATAINNEIVKNAKMYNRGVKRADYVVIKGNVMPAVLVELGFITNTADREKLVSDEYVEIFAQSIYNGIVQYYTK; from the coding sequence TTGTCTTTGCGTAATCTTGTCGTGACGGTGACAATCATCTTCATGGCAATGTTCCAATTGAATACGGCCTATGCTAGTACAAGCTTTGCCGATGTCCCTTCTTCAAACGGGGCGTATAATGAAATAAATTATTTAGTAAATGCGGGTGTCATAAAAGGGTATACGGAAAATGGTAAAACTCTTTATAAACCGAACGCCCATGTAACCCGTGGACAAGCTGCTAAAATGGTCGTTGTGGCCACAAATAACAAGCCTTTAACTGTAAAAAAGTCTTCTTTTTCTGATGTTACATTGGGAACAGAACTTTCGGGTTATGTAGAAAGTGCGTTGAAATTAGGGTTTTTCTCTGAGCAATCTAAAGGGAAATTTGGACCGAACACACCTTTAACACGAGAAGAAATGAGTAAAGTGCTGGCCATTGCATTTAAATTAAACACAGCTCAAACGGAAAAGCTGGAAATTCCTTTTAAGGATATTAAACCGACGTATGGCTACTATCCTTATATCGCGGCGATTTACTTTAACGGAATTACAATGGAGGCCGATAAATATAATCCGAAAAATTCAGTAACACGTGCGCAGTTCGCTTCATTTATCGCTCGTGCATCTTCCGAAAAGTATCGTTTACCGTTGCCAGTACAAGGGGTGAACGTACCAGATGTTTCAGCAGCAATTGCTTCTGTTAAAGCAAATGTTAATAATTTAAATGTCCGTACATCTGCCTCTTCTTCAAATGCATCGAATATTTTGGCGAAAGTAAATACAGGTGCATCGTTTGCCGTATTTGATATCCAGAAAGACGGTTGGCTGAAGGTTTCACATGAGGGACGCTATGCTTATGTTTATAAGGATTATGTAGATTTTATAGATGAATCCGGCAAGCTGCTTAACAAAGTCCAAAAGCATGTTTACGCATTGGGCAACATTCAAGCATATGAAAAGCGTGATGTTGGTTCAAATAGTGTAAGTTCAATAGCAGCAAAAGAGAAAATTGCAGTTTATAATACGATTGGCAATTGGTATGTTACGTTAGTAAATGGTTTACCTGCCTATGTACGAGTGTCTCAAACCGAGGATTCATTACAGACAGAACCAGTAACTCCGCCAGTAGTGGTACCGGAAAAACCGGCAGTGGAAGAGGAAAATAATGTACCGAACCCTCCTGCGGAAAATAACGGAGAAAACGAACAACCAGTAACGCCGCCGCAACAGCTATTGACGAATACGGTAGGCAAAGCGACAGTTGATGCCTTACAAATTCGTGAGTCGGCTTCAGGTACTTCACGTTCGCTTGGGCAAATTAAGCGAGGAACATTAGTGGAAGTCCATTCGGTATCAGGAAGCTGGGCTAAAATCACATATAACGGTATTAACGGTTATATTAATAAAACATATTTACAACTTCTTAATCAAAAAGGACCTGCTGTAAAAGATCGTATTATTGTTCTTGATCCAGGTCATGGCGGTAAAGACCCTGGTGCTGTCAAAAGTAATGCACGTGAAAAGGAAATCGTTCTAAAAGTTGCAAATCTAGTAAAGCAGAAGCTTGAAAAAGATGGTGCGATCATAAAAATGACGCGTTCTGGTGATACATATCCTAGCTTAGAGGATCGTGTTCGATACGCTAAAAATGAGAACGGTGAAATTTTTATCAGCCTTCATGCAAATGCAGCAGCAAAGGAATCAGCGAATGGAACAGAAACATTCTACAGTGTTACTTCCAATGCAAATGAAAAAGAGGATTTAGCGTTGGCAACAGCTATTAATAATGAAATCGTTAAAAATGCAAAAATGTACAACCGCGGTGTAAAGCGTGCAGATTACGTTGTTATTAAAGGAAACGTAATGCCTGCTGTTTTAGTGGAGCTCGGCTTCATTACAAATACTGCAGATAGAGAAAAGCTTGTATCTGACGAGTATGTCGAAATTTTTGCCCAGTCTATTTACAACGGTATTGTGCAATATTATACGAAATGA